The genomic window ctcaatttatttgtttttgtgttgtagatgggtcaaatagaaaatctgaaaaatttttAGGCGTCAAGTGTTCAGAGTTTTAAGTTATGCCAGAAACATGTTTCTGATGTACATGTTTCTGTATACCCAATTTTtcggagaggacacattttgacggaaacctgacgtccaactttcaaacatgtgatacatggaaactaagtgtcagtggattaagtgtttattatgagtttgtaggatatatataagtgtttttcaagaaaatataattttagtcttgggtcaattttaactatggattacgagcttgtattcggagaggacattttttgacggaattttcaacataaatttgaagaaatggtacaattaatgaaacagtcgcaatcttacatggttctcaattttgaacaatcatgtttcaaacattacttctgaactgtcaaaatatgtttttatgttattgctggcagtgatatatcatttgcaAAGTTCACAAAGCTCAAATGAGACggctattttgtcccaaaatcatacagaaatgtatattttcatcatttgctaagcatttcaaacagtttctttgtggctgtaggtggaactaataggggccaataattaggcatggcaacttttaatcataagttaatctaatatttgaaacagggcacaatatggtgctcagcccaaatgtaccctgattgtaaaacaacccatatATAATAGTGCTATAATGTAGTGAATAATAGCAtaaaatggtggatttaaggagactgaatttgagttttgtggggggtaaaatttctgaatttctgaatattgttctgatattatcaaatttattgaactTTGAGGTGATATGTACTGAACTTAAATGCCAATAGGTGTTGATAAGAACTGAAATGCATTTGAAATGTACCGGGGAAATGTACCAGGTTTGAATGTGGGAGGAGCTTAGAAGTGGTAGGTACTAAAAAAAGTTTGAACGGCCCCCTCAGACCAAGTGTTATAAACTGACTGCACACAAacaaacagcgtgagttcattgggcAACCAGGAAtctgcgcagttgtttttgtaccgtagtTTATTTGACCCCACTGGGGGACaatcattcaaactttctgagtacttaccacttttaagagccatattttaactAAGCTCCTCCCGTTTTCAAAAACAttgtacattgcaagtgcatttcagctctgacgaATACCAGTTTCTGACGAAGTTTAGTCAATATCATATCACCTCGAACCCCATTTGATAATATTAAACAGAACAATATTGCATAAAGTCCAAAATTGCGTCcctacaaagctcaaattcaacctCCTTAaacccgccattttaggcaaatgcacttCATATGAGcatcataatgtaaactcatggaaagcacatttatcaaacaaatattttacaccatctcccacacaccccaattaatatttagcccattATGCAGACCCTTTCtagattagtcttggcacttcgtgaagaaatattccatataaatgtcaagtctgtagtttactttgtttttgtttgttcatttgtttgtttgttgtttatgTACTGTGTCCATAATTAGCGTTTAGTCGCTCAGATCTGTTTTTGTGCTTTGTCTTCAACTAGCTTCAACTGTTAGGCCTATCATGATGCTTTTTATCAACTGACATAGCCCCGGTGGGTttagtcttcactgacaatgtgtacgcatgatggttccaattaggggtacttttcaagaaatgtccgcggaattttcgaggacaaaattgttcgcgattgtccaaattaggggtgttttggagcaaaattgtccttgaaatggaaaatagggtgtatttctaggactttcgtccgcgttttaccgctacagttttcgttattgtcctcatttccccgtgaaataggggggaaattcaaaagcgtccttgaaatggtaaaaataggggtttttatttcggaaaaatgtccttgattcctcgtaaataagggggtgaaatgataatgagtcctcaaaatgataaaaataggggaggtatttgcgggcaaattttccttgatttcgcgcaaaatagggggtaaaattgctgcaaatgtcctcgattccccgtgaaataggggtcattttcaaatcctggaacggtcatacgtcctacctttaaatacaaactgaacccaccgccGGGGACATAGAAATAAAAATTCATATCGTATTCATGCAATAGCAATAGCATCCTATATATAAAAATAATTCATGAAGTTGTCATAGACCTGAACCACGAGAATTCATTTTATCATCATTCAAGATGATGAGATCACATTCATCCATGCATAATCCTTTAGGCCCAACTATACGTTAAGATTTTTTTGGGCTCGCAGCCCACTCCTTGGATAACCATTGATGTACTAAATAAACACGACCATTATCGTTTTAACAAAATATAGGCTTGAAAGGTTACAGGCAGGTATTAATACATGCATTAATTCTCACAACCAAAGATAATCTACTCACACAAATGTTAAATGTTCCGAGTCACATCCGTAAAACTAACCGTCTTCTTCAGTTGTTATCGGAGACGTCTAGTTTATAAGTCACGTGACCCAAGGAGCAGACCTGATGAACGGCCAATGTGACATCTGGTAAAAGGGTAAAGTATTACGTTTACATGTATTCAATACGTGAGTATACTAGTAGGGGCAGATGGGGGACACACATATGGCAATATTTGACATCATAAATATAAATTTGACGATATTCTAGCTAAGCAaagtaatctgcaagaatttattTTGCACCCAAACATATAGCCAGAGATTTTCGGTGGTACAAGAGCAGTGGATACCCGTAATCTGGTAAAACGACCTTACACTATTATGTCATGCGGAAGATCGATTCAACGGGGCTACTATTTTATAGTCAAACGTTCAAAATCAGGGATGCAATTGAAAAATAAGTCACCGTTGTGTTTTATAAATGCATGCTATTAGGTCGTATAAACTTAATTTGTTGATTCCCCTCGCCTCaggattattttttttatagattttcaaGAAGTTTAAGAATTTGGAATGCTTAACATTTGATGCAGATAAGTTAGAGAAGAAAGAATTTTTTGTAATCTAGAGGAATGTACTCAGAATGTCACAAGTAAAACAAAATTGGAAATATAAATGTTATTCCCAAAAGTCAATTTGATTTGAGTAGCCTACATTAAATAAAGATGGTAActgaatataataatatatatgatgtgatcaagcaaaatcagtcggaagtcggaaatattgattttgagatatcgtCAAACAAAGGGAATAATTTCTTctatttcctattgttttggaacccTTCAACTGCTCATACTTTTGGaacaatttgtcaaatttcaacggggttttctgtaaaatataacTTTTCAAATGCTTATATCAAAGtagaaaaattgaaattgaatatgcctgacttcagactgatctACAGCTTTCTACGGTGAATTAAGCCCGAGGACTGCCATGCCTGCAAACACGGCCGATGAATGAGTGATGATCAGGATTATCGTTATTACCTGCAAACATGCATGACAGATGAACGAGTGATTTATTTAACTAGGGAAGTATGAAACCTTCCAGGATTTAACTTGTCATGGGACTAAGTTTGAAAAGGGATGAACAACACTTCTTTGGCGCCTTTTTTACATGTGTATTGTGTGTATCTTTCTTTTTTGGTAGATTTTCTATAacaatttgaaaaacaaaccGGCCAAAATTCTGCACCCACATCTTCTTGTCTGTCTGCACTATGATTGGTCTAAACAGATACGGATAACATGGATAAAGAGACACCGATATTTATCCTTCATGATAtgttagcctgaatccttctggcctctaatacAGCACAGtggcccgggggcacttcaatatgaaatggatataggtgtagggctggcgctttcgcactaaggggcattcggtgagagcaaaatgtaaaaaatatggggtcattgggtgagagcatgatttttggcattcggtgagagcaaaatgtaaaaaatatggggtcattgggtgagaacttgaccttttttaaatggaatctttgggtgagagccgaaacaacgtcgcaaaaacctcgaaaatcgaatttctagttctaaatggcttcaaatttcattgtattttcaaaataagtaacaaaatcagtgataaatgaaagttgctgttcaaattgaacttgtaagggtctttgggtgacagatcaaatgaaaaaatagggggtcttcgggtgacagaacatgtgttcgtaaaaaaatatggggtctttgggtgacagcgatgctgaaaaggggggtcttaacagccctacatacgcgtcacctccaaagttggagtgccccccccgggcacagtggagcggccgtgcgtgagtaagttcgaggactggaggatcgagtctagTGGTTTGTTGCGTCGAAATCACGGGAGTACCGAAATCCCGGGATTTCGGCAATAAAACTGTCGAAATCCCAAGATTTCGGCAATTTGCCGATTCTCGGGCCCAGTTCTCGGGATTTTGACATCTCCCAAATCACAGGATTGCCACcccaacactaaccctaaccctaacattaaccctaaccttaacactaattttaaccctaaccctaccctacaTAAGCCTTAACACTATAATCACTCTGCCGAAATCCCTGGATTTAGGTATCCTGCGATTTCGGTGCTTCAAGTTGGAATCAAAGAGATTATATCTCATTGATTGCACGATTAGCTTCATTTGAGTGAataccaaatttttttattaaaattcctttttatttCAGATCAGATTATATTACAGCCATGAGCCATCCGTATTTACAGAGAGAGATGTCGTATTTAAAACAGTATTATCTTATTAATATTATACAATATTATGTGGTTGAAGAGTTAAATATGttttaaataatgaataaattagATTGAGATTTAGTaatctatataattatttttCCGTCGTAACGTGATAGTGAATTGATAACACTGCCGCGCAATGTGGCGTGCGAGAACAAGCGGGCAAAATACGCAAAATCGTTACTTCTTAGGCGCGTTGTGTGACAACGTCGCAGAAGTGTACGCGCCTTTTGACAAGTTGCGTCGCGCACATAAACCACCGAACCCGACACCGAACAAGTACTTGATTCCTAAACTGCTCTTCCTAAACTTCAAGCCACGAATGCATGCAATGTGAAACGGAATTTGTCACTCTTTTCTTCGGGAGTAAATAGTATCCACAACTATCAATCAATAGACTTACACTTTTATTGTCTTTGCAAAACATCATGGGCATATGTCTTGAAAAATGCGGCAAAACAGGTCACTACAGTCCAAGGAGAATGGAAGAGGCCGATGGCATCAGAAATACGGGATCAAATCATCAAGTCTACAGGAAAGTCAACAATCTTCAAACAGAAAGAATGTTTGGAAGCAAGACTGTGGCACAGCCGTGGCCGTATATCGGGTCTATGGGGGGAGACGACATAGACGAAGCAGATGACAACAACCAAGATAAGTTGGAGGCCGAAGAAGCAGCGACTGATCTGCTCATTGATATCAAGGATCTGGTTCACTTTCAGAATGAGGATCATCCTCCACCCTTCGCAGATATGTGTCTGACACCAGAGCAGAGACAAAGACTCACGGAGTATTTATCAGGGTTGTCTCGAGTAGATGATTTTTCTTTTCTCTATCAATATTATACACCGGGTCTGCCTCCGGGACCAGATTCGATGCATGCCAAACACATACAGTATTACTTGACTCATGAAAGAAACCAAAAGAGTGCGCTGAAAGAGATTATTGCCGTTACCCTGTATCTCCGATGCAGACAAATGAACAAACTGGTAAGCATACATGCATAATTGAATTTGGAGTAACCCCATTAGGAATATCTGACATTCGTTAAGTTTTGGACCCTGGTATATTTATGTCAAAATATGtcttatttgtaaaaaaaaatcctgtttgctgaaattaattgattgatataCATTGTATCAAGGAGACTAGGTAAGATCATTTAAGCTAACAGTAacaccatgtaggcctaccaacgACGACGAAGACCCCAATATCTAAGGCTAAGATCATTTTCCACGGGACTGGGACAACCCAGTGGATCAAGTATACATGAGTAGATTCTGAAACCTTTCTTTCGACACTGCACTCGTACTGCTAAGATCCTGGACAGGGATTACCCACTGACAACATTTGACGAAAGTATACCATGCACGCTTACCCAAAGAGTTCAAGCTAGGACGTGCATGGAGCAGTGCTTTTAAGCGTGTATCCCGGGCTTAAGTATATTTTATGCTTGTAGTTTTCTTaaaacaaatataggcctacaagcatCACAACTTCAACATAGTAAGATCTGGCATTCAAGACCATTGACTTAAAACCATGAATATGTTCCACTTCCATCGGTTGGGACACAAAAGTCATACATTGCGGCAGGCTATATACAGCCAAACAGAATCGAACGTTAAACTTTTCTCTCTTGTTTGCATAACACTTTATTTTGTTATATATATCATTCCATGCAGATAAGAGCATTAATGAAAATAGAAAGCGCCTACAACATGGGACTCTCACCAATCGCCATCTCCAACGTTGCTCATAACGTATTCGCCGCATGGGACGAACATTACTGGACGTATTCGAGCACAAGAGAGGCCAGGGCACTGGCTTGCTATCGCGCTATCTTCAGAGCCACCCGACACCTGTCATTTCCGGAAGGCATATCCATCTGGACTCTGTTTCGGGTACTTTATCCCGAAGATGAAGTTCCGCCTTGCAGGCGAGTGGAAGGCGTAGGAAACCTACAATGTAAGTGGTCTTATCGACTTGAAGGCCGTGACGGCTTTCCAAAGGAGGTAGCCACGAAAATTAAAAAGCGTAGGGAGCGTTTTGCAGGCATACATGCGGAGAGGCAACAGTTTATTGCAGAGAACAAACCAACAGACTTTGAGCTGAAGCAGTTTGATGAATCGATCGTCAGTGATCTTTTCCGTTGTGATATGGATGAATCCACGCTTTCAATGAGCATACCAAAACCAGGTATCGGCGTCAACTACTTCTCCCTTGCCTTTAATATCATCAGTCGTAGGGAGAGGGAAAGGCTTTTAAGCAAACCTgcggaaaaagaaaacaaaaggcaACCAAGAAGTGAAATACCGGATTTACACGACGACTCACAGTGTTCTGGTATCAGCAGACCACTGCAGGGACCGATGTCGGCTGACAACTACCAACCAGGTATGTTCTGGATGAGAGTATAGGAATGCGTATTACCTGCACCTCCTGCAGCACTGAAAATCCGTCAGTTTTATCATTGCttattgtttgtttacttgcgtTTGCATTTATGAAGCTCCTTGCAGAAACCCTTAATATTCAAAGTAGgccttttttttatactttttggtccatttcgtccaattttgaaatttgaccccttctcttaaaaaaaaaagtcctggctacgtcactgtttaaggtccgttcatactacgccgcaattgcgttgCGATGCGTTAACGCACTGCCGCATTGCGGTATTGcaacatgataaagttaaattCTATACCGCAAAGCAATtacggcgtagtatgaacggaccctTCCAGATATATAATGATATATTGACATCCACAGACGATGATGCAGCGAGCCAACATGCCCTACCAAGTCTCCAAGAGTTCCACGAAATAAAGGACAGAGCAGAAAAGCAAAAACGATGGTAAGCAAAACTGGTCATCCAATCTCGAAACAGTCGAAAACATGACATTTTCACcttaagattcgcctaatggcgctatgggctctcttgacataaatggaattttaggcacagcCTAAAAGTGTCCTTCCGTAAAATTCACACCAGCATAATTTTAAGGtcacggaaccttaattcttgttgggatctCATaggagcatggaagaaagagataagggGGGCTCTCTATTTGCACGTGAAATTACCCCAAGACAAAGGAGTCCAAgtccattaggcgaatctttacggtataagtGTAATAATAGTTACAATATACACGCACTTTTGCTCATCGTGTATTGGTGCAATGAGATCAATCCACAGAATGGAGAAAGCGGATTTAACCTATTCCAGTGCGACTGATATTTTGACAATATTAGTCAGAAGAAGTGAAAGGGGCGGAGAATCAAACACGTACATGacgtaatttaaatttattggtCAATGTATGCGCTTCAcgaaaattatttatttaatctaaattatatagcttggtgtatatatatttataattattttcacaTGGGCTATTTTTTCCATACCTTAATATTCAAGAGATGTTTATTTTTCTATGACGTGCGCGTATAATGGTTAAACCATCGAGATAAAAAATTATCTCGATGGTTAAACTGTTTTTTCTTccacaattttcaaaattgcgtTTTCCATAGAAACTAATTTGCAGCTTTAtaaaattacattattttttatCAAGCATGCACGCGAAAATGTATTAATCTTAAAAACAAAATAGGGCAGTGATCTTTAGGCATCACCCTCCCTGGATATGGAATGTGCTTGATTTTAAGCAGTTAAGTTCCCCCTTTATGACTATCTAAATATCTTATACctatatataaatatttgacaTCACTTTTCCAGGAAGCGCAGGTTTGACGGTCATCGGTGCAACCAAGAATTGCCGATGGATGAAGAAGAAATCGAGAGTACATCCATAGAGGCAACATCAACCGAGAGTACATCCAAAGAGGCAACAGCAACCGAGAGTATATCCAAAGAGGCAGCGTCAACGGAGAGTACATCCAAAGAGGCAACATCAACCGAGAGTACATCCAAAGAGGCATCATCGACAACAGTAGAACAAGATCACTCAGTCTAAACATGTGTCACCTTCATAAGTTTTTACATTTTGATTTATTCTATTATATAaattcgagggttcagaaccagaaagccttaactcacttttttggccattttgtacCATCtttgtaccaaaataatcaccaACACCCACAGATTCTTGAAATCAAATGG from Amphiura filiformis chromosome 5, Afil_fr2py, whole genome shotgun sequence includes these protein-coding regions:
- the LOC140153158 gene encoding uncharacterized protein; translated protein: MGICLEKCGKTGHYSPRRMEEADGIRNTGSNHQVYRKVNNLQTERMFGSKTVAQPWPYIGSMGGDDIDEADDNNQDKLEAEEAATDLLIDIKDLVHFQNEDHPPPFADMCLTPEQRQRLTEYLSGLSRVDDFSFLYQYYTPGLPPGPDSMHAKHIQYYLTHERNQKSALKEIIAVTLYLRCRQMNKLIRALMKIESAYNMGLSPIAISNVAHNVFAAWDEHYWTYSSTREARALACYRAIFRATRHLSFPEGISIWTLFRVLYPEDEVPPCRRVEGVGNLQCKWSYRLEGRDGFPKEVATKIKKRRERFAGIHAERQQFIAENKPTDFELKQFDESIVSDLFRCDMDESTLSMSIPKPGIGVNYFSLAFNIISRRERERLLSKPAEKENKRQPRSEIPDLHDDSQCSGISRPLQGPMSADNYQPDDDAASQHALPSLQEFHEIKDRAEKQKRWKRRFDGHRCNQELPMDEEEIESTSIEATSTESTSKEATATESISKEAASTESTSKEATSTESTSKEASSTTVEQDHSV